ATTCAGGAATCTTAACCGCGACCGTGCCGGGTTCACCTTGATCGAGTTGGTCATCATCATCGTCATCCTCGGTATCATTGCCGGCGTGGCGATCCCGCGCTATTTCGACATGGTCTCCGAAGCGAAGAAGTCATCGTGCAAAGGAGCCCTGGGTGGCTTGCGCTCGGCGATTTCCATCTGGTATGGAAACGAGGCGTTGACCACCGGCACCGCCGGCTGGCCGGCCATTGATTCGCTGCGCACTCCCGGTGTGGTTCTGATGCAGGCGATTCCGCCGAATCCGTACCAGGTAAGCACAAGTGCGCCCGACTCGATCGTGACCGGCGTGACCAAGGGCGTGATAGTCGGCACCCGGGGCGGATGGGCCTACAAACCCACGACCGGGGAAGTCTGGCCGAATACCAACGTGGCCAGCGAAAACCAATTCTAAAGGCGATTCCGGGGCCGACTCAACTCGGAAACGAACATGCTGACCAAGCATCACCGCCCCGGTTGTCAAGCCGGGGCGGTTTTCATTGGATCACCGACTGCGATGAGACGTGCCGGGGAAGCCGACAAGGGATTCACGCTGATCGAGCTGGTGATCGTCATCGTGCTGTTGGCGATCACGGCGGCGGTCGCTATTCCGGTTGTCGGGTCGATCATCAATTCGTCCAAGGAAACGGCGACCAAAGATGAGTTGCGACGAATCGCGCGGGCGCTGGCGGGATCCACAGATGACCGTGACAACGGTTTTGAAGGCGATGTCGGATTCCTGCCGTCGGCACTCGCCGATCTGGTGGCCAAACCGGATTCGGTACCGGTGTGGAACGCATACCAGCATATCGGCTGGAATGGGCCGTACGTGGATGCAACCGACAACAGCTATCTCAGCGACGCGTGGGGATCCGCGTACGTTTACGCGCCCGGGTCCCGGACGATTTCCAGCGTCGGCGGCAGCGACACGATCACGCTGGGGTTTTGACGATCCGGCGAGACGAGGATAACCATGATTGTTCGGCGCAATCAGACCGGCTTCACCCTCATCGAGATTTTGATGGTCGTCGTCATTATCGGGGTTCTCTCGACGGTGGCGCTGCGCTCCGTGCAAAACAGCATGGAGAGCGCGCGGGTCAATGAAACCCAGGACGAGATGCAGGCGCTGGCCCATGCCATCGCGGGCAATGCCGAGTTGTATGCCAACGGGTTCCGCTCCGACTTCGGGTATGTCGGCGACGTGGGCGCTTTGCCCGTTGCACTCGACAATCTGGTCACCAATCCGGGGGGCTATTCCACCTGGAACGGACCGTACATCGGTCGGCGTTTCACGGAGGATTCCGACGGCTACAAGAAAGATGCCTGGGGCAACACATACACGTTCTCCGGCGGAATCACGATTGCATCGACGGGGGGCGGAGTGACGCCGCTGACCAAGAATGTCGCATCGGCGGCAACGGATCTGACAACAACACCGGTCGCCGGGACTCTCACGGACGCCGCCGGTAATCCGCCCGGCGATTCATCGGTCGCCGTCTCGATTACGATCACCTATCCGGACGGCTCGGGGGGCACCACCACCGCGACGGCCAACCCCAATGGCGGCGGCAGCTTCTCATTATCGACGATTCCGGTCGGAAATCACCAGGTTTACGCCGTCTATCGCGCCACCGACGATACGGTGTTCGCGGTGGCCTCGACCCTGCCGCGCAGCGGGGCAACCGTCGGCCTGCGGCTGCCGGGGGCCGTCTTCGCCCCGACCGGCGGCGGCGTCGGCGGGATTGAGTATGTCGCCGGCACCGCGGCCACAAGCGGCGCCAGTGATGAAGATCTTAATTTCAGCATCACGAACACCAGTTCCGCCGGCATCGTCGTTCAGTGGATGGTTTTGACTTATTCGCCGTCAGTGCACTATCGACGCATTCGCTGGAATGGGACAAGCGTATTCAACGAGACCAACCCGCGCGCGAGTAGCGGCGACACAGCGCCTTTCACCAGTCCGCAATCGATCAACGCGGGGGCCATCATCCCGATCAAGGTGCAGGACTTTCAGGACGCGCCGACTGGCGGCAGCAACACGAGCGTTGAGGGCGTCACATTCACGATCGAATTCAGCAGCGGCGAGTCGATCAGTTTCACGACGCCGTAACCGGGGCGTGCGCCCTGCGATCCGCCACGGAAGACGGAGATGGGATCACCAACCGTCAGGACATCAGCCACGGCCAGAATCGACAGCGAGGCGACTCGTGCGGAGGCGCGCCCTGCCGCCGACTCTCGTTTGGTCGAATCGCCCGATAACGCCAGGCCGCGCGGCTTGATCCACTGGGAATACCAACCCCCGGTGGCGCGCGGGCGGCGCATCGGCATCGAATTCGACGGTCGCAATCTCATTGTTGTGGGCGTTCGCCCGCACGGAGACGGGCATGCCATCGACGCACTCTCCGTCTGCGAATGGGAGGAAACACCGGATGCGTCGACGGTGGCCAAGACGCTGCGGGAGATGATCTCCGAACGAGACCCGATCGTCGATCTGGTCATCTCGGCCCCGCGTGCCGTTGTCCGTCATTTCCATTTGCCGCCCTTGCCCAAGCGCCAGTTGACACCCGCTGCGCGCTGGGAAGGACAGAAACTGATCCCCTTTTCCCTCGAAGAATCCGAATCACTGACCGGCACCAAGCTTGTCCGCGACGGCGACGACGGCTGGTGGGTGACGCTCGTAGCGATACCGCGCGAGGACGCCGAGTTGATGCTCGAAGCGATCGCGATCCTGGGATGGCAACTGCATGAAGTCTCATTGGTCGGGACACAGCGACTCCCCGACAGGAACGACGGCGAATTGGAATCGATCGCCCCGCATTCTGTCGTCTTCTGGTCGGAACAGCGTGGAACATTCTCCGTCTTCGCCGGCGGAGCGTTGCGATTCCACTATGACATCGGCGCGATGCCCGCGCCGCCGGAATTCGAGGGGGACATCAGCGACGACATTAGGGCCGCGGCCCTGCGCGATTGGGTCCGGGAGTTGGGCGGAACGATCGCCGATCCTTTCGATTTCTATCTGAGCAAGGGTTCGAGCCAGACCCCCAAAGCGATGGCGCTGATCGGACCACCCGGGGAGATCGCGCCGATGCTCGATAACTGGGGCAGCCGCTTTGACACTGTGCTCTCGGTCGTCAATCCCCTGACCTCGCTGGGAAGCCTGATGCCCGATCATGTCGGGGGTTGGTCGGAGCGCCAGATCGGCATGATCGCGCCCGCCGTGCTGGCGGCATGCGGCCGGGCCACGGTCGATCTGACGCCACAACCGATCAAGCGGCGACGTCAGTTGCTTCGACTTCAGCAGGTCGCACGGCTTAGTTGCTTCGTCTCGGTGGGGATCGTGATTGCGTCCACGCTTCTGCAATGGAACTCGGTTCGCCAACAGGCCAGCGAGCTGGCATCGGCACGGAAACGACTGGACATGTACGAGCAGTCGACGGCGATTTCTGAAGTGTCACGCCAATCGGCTTCATTAATGGCACGGACAGCCGCTCTCAGGATGCTGCGCAACAGCCGCGAGCTATGGATGCCCTGGATCAAGACGGTGATGGCGACACTGCCGGAGAATGGGTCAATCGCTGAATTCGAGATAATCCGACGCTGGGGGCTTTCTCCGGACGAGGCGCCGATGTTACACGCACGAATCGACGGATTGCTCTCCGACGGCGAGCTTCCGCACGAGCTGATCTATCGCGATTGGCTGACTCAGCTCCGGGGGCTGTCGGGAAGCGCTGAGCGGCCCGACTTGCAGACGCGCGACTTGTTCTGGAAAGGGCGGCACCGCTCGGCATTCAGCATCAATATTGAAACACAGCCGCTGACGGTGGACGGGAGACTGCCATGAAGCGCTCGCCGGCATGGATCAAATGGGTCGTTCTGACCGTGGGGATCTGGACCTGTTGGATGTATTTCGTCGTCTGGCCGCTCCACGGGCGCAGCCGCAGTTTGGAAGCGCAAATCATGGACATCGACGCGCGACGCGGTCGCTCCGAGCAGATGGTCGCGACGGCCCCCGGGATCGTGGCGCAGTTGGAAGCGGTGACCGACACGATTCGATGGGTCACAGACAGTTTTGCGACGACGGGGTCGATCACGCGGCTGTTGAGTGAGTTGCGCGCCGCAGCTGACAGCCATAACGTCTCCGAATCGACCGCTCGTCCCAGTCTGGAAAGCACTCTGGACTTGACGAGAGTCACCGATCAGAACGGATCCAAAGTCGCATTCGACACCTTGATTGTCGAATTCAGCGCGGCAGGGGCGTTTTCCGCCATCGGCGGCTGGCTGGACAAAATAGAGAAACGTGCCGATTTCCAACAGTGGCGATCCTGTCTCTGGCGCAAGGACGAAGACGAGCGGCTGATCCTGTTTTCGGGACGGGCCGCATTCTGGATCGTCGTCGCGTTGCCGGATCCAAAACAGCAAACAGATGCGAGTCTATGATGGAATCGAAACGCAAGGTCATCCTGGGAATCGTCCTCGGCCTGACGGTCACTCTTGGACTCATTGTGCAGCCCTGGAAACGGCCGTCGCACAAATCGGACGCGGACAGTTTCGGCAACGAGCCGGCAACGACTCCGTCCGGGGCCGACCTTGCTGCGGCAACCGCGCACACGGCTCCGGTCAGTCTGGCGGGCGATTGGCCCGACGATCCGTTTCGGCGACCCGAGGAACGATCGGCAGCGCCGGCCGCAGGAACACGATCCGCCCGTCCGAGTCCGGGTGTGCGTCTGCAGGGCATCATGGTCATCGGCAGCGAGCGGGTTTGTGTCCTGGATGGTCAGACATATACGGCGCAAGCGACGGTGCGCGGCTGGCAGATCGAACGAATCGGCGACGATGATGTCGTTATGACGCGCGGCGAGTCGCGTGTCCGACTGACTCTGTGACAGGACAACCCATATGCTGACGCGGCCCAAAAAACTGACGGCACTCGCCCTGGTGCTCCTCTGTGCAGGATTGTTCACGACAGAAACGTGGTCTCGCCCGGCCCCGCAAACAATCAGTCTGCGCTTCGCCCGGACGAAGGTCACGACCGTGCT
This genomic stretch from Candidatus Zixiibacteriota bacterium harbors:
- a CDS encoding prepilin-type N-terminal cleavage/methylation domain-containing protein; its protein translation is MRRFRNLNRDRAGFTLIELVIIIVILGIIAGVAIPRYFDMVSEAKKSSCKGALGGLRSAISIWYGNEALTTGTAGWPAIDSLRTPGVVLMQAIPPNPYQVSTSAPDSIVTGVTKGVIVGTRGGWAYKPTTGEVWPNTNVASENQF
- a CDS encoding prepilin-type N-terminal cleavage/methylation domain-containing protein, yielding MRRAGEADKGFTLIELVIVIVLLAITAAVAIPVVGSIINSSKETATKDELRRIARALAGSTDDRDNGFEGDVGFLPSALADLVAKPDSVPVWNAYQHIGWNGPYVDATDNSYLSDAWGSAYVYAPGSRTISSVGGSDTITLGF
- a CDS encoding prepilin-type N-terminal cleavage/methylation domain-containing protein → MIVRRNQTGFTLIEILMVVVIIGVLSTVALRSVQNSMESARVNETQDEMQALAHAIAGNAELYANGFRSDFGYVGDVGALPVALDNLVTNPGGYSTWNGPYIGRRFTEDSDGYKKDAWGNTYTFSGGITIASTGGGVTPLTKNVASAATDLTTTPVAGTLTDAAGNPPGDSSVAVSITITYPDGSGGTTTATANPNGGGSFSLSTIPVGNHQVYAVYRATDDTVFAVASTLPRSGATVGLRLPGAVFAPTGGGVGGIEYVAGTAATSGASDEDLNFSITNTSSAGIVVQWMVLTYSPSVHYRRIRWNGTSVFNETNPRASSGDTAPFTSPQSINAGAIIPIKVQDFQDAPTGGSNTSVEGVTFTIEFSSGESISFTTP